TCAGACACAGGCGCAGCTCATCCATGTCGAAAAGATGGTAACGCTCGGTGAGATGACCGCAGGACTTGCACACGAGATCAAAAACCCGCTGAACTTTGTAACGAACTTCTCGGATTCTGCAGTGGAGCTGATCGATGACCTGGAAAGTCTGCCGGGCAGCGATACTCGCATGCATATCACCGGGGAGATCCGTGAGGCTCTGAATAAGATTCGCGAGCACGGGAAGCGTGCAAACAATATCGTACAGGGCATGATGCTTCATGCACGCACCGGTACGGGAGACTGGGTTCAGATCGATATCAACACCCTGGTGGAAGAAGCCGTGCGCTTCGCGTACCACGGTATGCAGGTAAATCATCCCGAATTCGATGTCCACTTTGAACGCAGTTTTCATGAAGGTCCCATCGAGGCGAAAGTCGTACCACAGGATCTCAGCCGTGTCATGCTCAATCTTCTCAACAATGCCATGGACGCCGTTCGTGAAGCGCCGCAGTTCGCACATATCATGGACCGGGATGGTGACGATACTCGCCCTGCCGAACATCCACATCTGAGAGAGCGTCTCCCCACCGTTTGGGTAAGCACAGCCATCCAAGGGGACAAGATACTGATACGAGTCCGTGACAACGGTCCCGGTGTCCCCGAAGGCATCAAAAGCAAGATCTTCCAGCCGTTTTTCAGTACCAAGGAATCGAGCGAGAGAACCGGTCTCGGGCTCTCCATCAGCTACGATATTATTGTTGCGGGACATGGTGGAAGTATCGACTGCAACAGCAGCGACGAGGGTACGGAATTCGTCATCACCCTACCGGCATAACCTCGCACATCAGGAAATATGCAGTTTCTGCATATTTTTTCGACTCCGAGCAATCAGTATCCCCGCAACCGCTCTGCCGAGGTGGACTTCTGCTTTGCTTTCTTCAGATCCCATTCCCGTACACTGATAAAACAAGCGGAGAGGCTTGTCCAATATACATGGGACTCCGCAAAAGCCGATGCGTATCCGATCATTGGAAGGAAAACGACATCCCTGGGCCCGGTCCGATCAAAAGCGCCAGGCCAATCATGTCCATCGCAAAGCCAATTGGTGTCAGCACCACCCTCCACCAGACAGGGAAGTGCAAGCGCTGAACGGCCGCAATCTCGACGGTATCGACGACGCTGATCCCTTCCGGAGTTTGCAGTCGCAATCCGTAAAACTCTCCCCCGGGAGGTCTCTCACCCTGACGATGCCAGACGGCTGGTACAAACGTGCCCTGATCACGGGTCAGGAGACTGTCCCCACTCTTCCAGAGTCCCGCCCCGAAATATGCACCGTCCAGACGCGTACTGTCCTTCAGTACGCACTGCACGGTCTCCCCGCTCCGCAGGTACCGCCAGGTCTCTGAGGGAGCAAAGGACTGCGTCCCTTCATTGTTATGATCCAGCCAGCTTCCCCCCGAATATCCAAGAAAGGTAAAGCATCCCTGAAGGGTGAGGACAGGCACCAGCGATAACAGCAGCAGATACCTTGCGGATTTACCAGTCAGTAGCTTCACGTATCCTCCGTTCTCGGTGACTTTGCCGCAAAAATAGGGATAAGCGGAGATAGATGTATCATATGGAACTTGAGAGATGCTATGAACGGATGGCTCATTCGTTGACGATCATCCTGTGCCTTCCGACGGCGGTATGCTCGAGTACGAATTGCAGGGAGTATTCCTCCAGCACTGCCGACTCGCCTGTTGAAGCATCCCATTCCCAGCTCGGTGAGGCAGCATTGAGTCCCATACCGATGTCCAGAAGCAGACCAGGTCCAACGGTGAGCAGCATATTCTGCATAAGATCTCCATCGCTTGCGCTGGTGGCGAGGGTGAGTGCAAGGAGTCCGCCACCCCCGAGCAGCAGTGTTCCCCACGGCGCCGTGGAGATATTGCCATAGTAACTAACATGGGAGAGATCGGTTAATGAGACAATGGAAATCTCGTTCGGCTGTCCGACAAGGGTGTCTGGCGATTCTTCAACGAGTACCGTGACATTTTCTTCGGAAATCTCCAGAAGGCGCCCCTCAAATTCCCTTCCGTCACTGAGAGAAAACTCCAGTTGCGGAACCAGCTCTCGCACTGAGGCATATCCGTACTTGCGTTTCCAGTCCACATCTGATGGGACATCCTCCATGAGGCGATATTCCAGCGCAGCGGCGTCGTGTGGGACTGCAGGCGAGTATATCTCAGGATCCGAAGCCGATGCGAGCCCGGCAATCAGTCCTGCAATAGTCCCCAATCCCGCAACCATGATAAACGCAATCCCTCCACCCAATCCGCCCGTCGAGCCAGCGGCAATTATCCCAAGCAATCCCGAGCCAAGAGTAACTGGTAAAAAAGTACCGAAGACCGTTGATCCTTCGTCGAACGTGAGCGCTCGTACGGAGTCCATCCCGATTCTCACCGTGTCGACAAGGCGTGTTTTATTCCATTCCCCCACATAGCGCGCCTCGACAGTGGTCAGCATCCCATCCCCGTAACCAGCAATGTCGACCTCCTTCTCCTTCCCAGACGAGAACTCCACTGTCACGTCATCCACCTGGGAAAACGCATTCCCCGCACACAGCAGAAGAACGCTCAGTATCGCCACCACTCTTATTCGCGTCATTTCCAATGATCCCGTCTGTGTTACATGCAGCTGGAATCTACACGCCATGGCGGGGACGAATGTCACGGGGATGTCAAAAGAAGCGGGCGCTCCACAAAAACAGCCCGGGAAATTATGCAGAAAGTGCATATTTCCCGGGCTGGAGGGGTGGTTGTGCTATTGTGACGGGTTGTGGGACCCGAATGAAAAGTCTATTTACTCAGGATGATATTCCTCGCGCTGTGGACGGTGGGACCGGTGAGGATCACGGTGTAGCTGCCGCTGGGGAGCGCGAGGCCGTTGCTGTCTTTTCCGTCGAAGAGGATGCTGTGCGTGCCGGGTGCGAGATGGGAGAGGTCGATCACGCGCACGAGGCGGCCGAGCATGTCGTAGATCCGCAGCTGCAATGCACTCCCCGCCTCGCGGTCGGTGATGCGAATGAGTATCTGCGTCTGCGGGTTGAAGGGATTGGGATAGTTACCGAGGATGCAGGTTGTCGCAGGCAGCGCTGTGCTGGATGCGCTTTCCTCCACACCGGTGAGAACAGTGGTATAGTCGGCGATGTAAGCGGTGTAGCGGCAGCGGATGCCGGAAGCGAGACTGATGGCGACGAGGCTGTCTTTGAGGGACTGGCGCTCGCCGTGCACAACGATCTCCCGCTCCATGCCGTCGATGGTGAGCTTGGCCCAGAGCAGTCCGGCGATGGAATGGAGTCCGGTCGTGTCCCCGCTGAAGTCCAGGTTGAAGGTGTATTCCTCATGTCCCCCTGCGCCTTCACCGAACAGTGTCATGTTGCTGCTGCCGGGATTCCGGTAGCGTCCGGCAGTGAGCGTGTGGAGTCCGGCAAACAGCGGGGGCACGGGATCGGGCCGCAGGCTGTGAACATCCACCTCGGGGTATTCGAGCCGCACTTCGCGCATGACGGGACGCACGACGGAGTGCAGGGTCCGCACCATGGCCGCCGCAGCCACGGTGCCCACATCAAAGAAGCGCGCGAACCCTGCATTTTGCTCCGCAATCATTTCCAGCCGCGCACGGTCGGCCGACGCGCCCATGCCCAGCATGACCAGCGATGCATTATGTGTATTGTAGCCCGTGATTTCGTCAGGATCGCCGGGTGATCGTCCGGTACTCATGGTGATGATGATGTTCTGCAGGTTGTCGTCCGGCACGAGCGACAGTGCGATCATCAGCGCGGTTCCCAGCGCAGTGCCGCCTGAAGCGGGATGATTATCCAGCCACTCCCCGGCCGCAATGATGTTCTCTTCGGTGGCTGGAGCAAATCCGTTATGCAGCGGTTCCACCTGGTGATTGAAGGCGACGATCTCAAAGCTGTCTCCTTCGTCCAGCAGCTGCAGGGCGGATTTCACCGCACTGCGCATTTGTTCGAGGGGATAGCCGTACATGTTCGAAGAACGGTCGACGCAGAAAATCACGCGTTTGGGGAGGCTGACGGTGGCGGCTTCGGTGTCGGCGGGACGAATAATAGTCGCGTAGTAGCCATCCTCCCCCGCAGCCTTGGAGGAAAAGAAATCCACGGTGAGAGAGTCGTCGTCAGCCGTCCATCGGAATTCCATATCACGGGCGATGTAGCTTTTCGACGCGCGGCTGCGGAGCGTCAGTGACTGCTCACTCCGCTCCAGCTCCGTTACATCCCCATCCACATCCATCCGATAATCCTCCAGCGCAGTGTTGCCGTCGAGATGGATGGTGAATTCCACCACGTCCACCGGCCACTGCACGAGATCCGAGGTCGCGAGGGGATACGTGTACACGGCTTCGCCGGAATGGTAATCGCAGACGTTGATGTAATGCAGCTCGATGCGTTGCACCGTCCAGGGCTCGATACCCTTGAGTTCGATTTTGAGTCCATCCTCCCCCACGTAATGATTGACGATGGCCGGAATGCCACCTTCGCCGGTGCCGGGAATGGTGGATTGAAACTGCTCCTTCAACACGGCCTGGAACAGTGTGTCGTGCCGCCAGTAAAGGAATTTCGTCGCGCGTGCATCCGCAGGCAGCGGGAAAGCCCACACGGCGTCCGTTGTCTGTGACCATGCGTTTGTGAATTCCTGGTATACCACGGTTTCGGCCACGAGTCCGGTGATATTCACTTCCACCCGTGTCATGCGGTTGCGCAGCAGCTGGCCGGGATAGTTCTTATTGTTGCTGACCAGGATGCCATTGGCCAGCGCCGTGCCCTGCAGGAGCAGGAGGAGTGCGATACATTTCCATAGCTGTTTCATTTCTCTCTCCTCCTCTATTTCGCGTAAACGATGCGTGTGGAAGTGCGCGACGGTGCGCCGTTCGGGGTCCGT
This sequence is a window from bacterium. Protein-coding genes within it:
- a CDS encoding VWA domain-containing protein, translated to MKQLWKCIALLLLLQGTALANGILVSNNKNYPGQLLRNRMTRVEVNITGLVAETVVYQEFTNAWSQTTDAVWAFPLPADARATKFLYWRHDTLFQAVLKEQFQSTIPGTGEGGIPAIVNHYVGEDGLKIELKGIEPWTVQRIELHYINVCDYHSGEAVYTYPLATSDLVQWPVDVVEFTIHLDGNTALEDYRMDVDGDVTELERSEQSLTLRSRASKSYIARDMEFRWTADDDSLTVDFFSSKAAGEDGYYATIIRPADTEAATVSLPKRVIFCVDRSSNMYGYPLEQMRSAVKSALQLLDEGDSFEIVAFNHQVEPLHNGFAPATEENIIAAGEWLDNHPASGGTALGTALMIALSLVPDDNLQNIIITMSTGRSPGDPDEITGYNTHNASLVMLGMGASADRARLEMIAEQNAGFARFFDVGTVAAAAMVRTLHSVVRPVMREVRLEYPEVDVHSLRPDPVPPLFAGLHTLTAGRYRNPGSSNMTLFGEGAGGHEEYTFNLDFSGDTTGLHSIAGLLWAKLTIDGMEREIVVHGERQSLKDSLVAISLASGIRCRYTAYIADYTTVLTGVEESASSTALPATTCILGNYPNPFNPQTQILIRITDREAGSALQLRIYDMLGRLVRVIDLSHLAPGTHSILFDGKDSNGLALPSGSYTVILTGPTVHSARNIILSK